The Aureispira anguillae genome contains a region encoding:
- a CDS encoding ABC transporter permease, translating to MILKIAWRNIWRNKRRTAITAASIFFAVLLAVATNSMNRGIFDKMINDSVSFYSGFAQVVQKGYWDDRSLDHSFELTASLRTQLMETKGINEVVPRLESFALASFGKITKSAMVIGIDPTKEDDLTGLKKRVKQGEYLNLEDQAVLISEGLAEKLKLTISDTIVLISQGYRGVNAAGKYPIKGIVSFGSPDLNSKMIYMPLAAAQWFYGTNQMITSAVLTIDNRTIADKVLKELTHTIDTAVTYEIMGWKEMMPDLMEMKDLKESSNMITVFILYFIVSFGIFGTILMMTKERQYEFGILLSIGMKRSQLALTTWMETLLLGFLGAMLGIVISYGLMYYLSVNPIVVTGDMAETYAKFGIEAKLPASVDLDLFYMQGIIVMIITTVLALYPCLKIWRMKPIDAMRA from the coding sequence ATGATATTAAAAATAGCATGGCGAAATATTTGGCGAAACAAACGCCGAACAGCAATTACTGCTGCATCTATTTTCTTTGCGGTTTTATTGGCTGTTGCCACCAACTCTATGAACAGAGGAATCTTTGACAAAATGATTAATGATTCCGTAAGTTTTTATAGCGGCTTTGCCCAAGTGGTTCAGAAAGGGTATTGGGACGATCGTTCCTTGGATCATTCTTTTGAGTTGACGGCTTCTTTAAGAACTCAACTAATGGAGACCAAAGGGATTAATGAGGTCGTTCCTCGTTTAGAGTCATTTGCCTTAGCTTCTTTTGGTAAAATTACTAAAAGTGCTATGGTTATTGGAATAGACCCAACCAAAGAGGATGATTTGACGGGGCTAAAAAAACGAGTAAAACAAGGAGAATATCTTAATCTTGAAGATCAAGCAGTTTTGATTAGTGAGGGCTTGGCTGAAAAATTAAAATTGACGATTAGCGATACTATTGTTTTGATAAGTCAAGGTTATAGAGGGGTGAATGCCGCAGGTAAATATCCTATTAAGGGGATTGTTTCCTTTGGATCTCCAGACCTAAATTCCAAAATGATTTATATGCCTTTGGCGGCCGCACAGTGGTTTTATGGCACCAATCAAATGATTACCTCAGCCGTTCTAACGATTGATAATCGAACCATCGCCGATAAGGTCTTAAAGGAACTAACCCATACAATTGATACGGCAGTTACTTATGAAATTATGGGCTGGAAGGAGATGATGCCCGATTTAATGGAAATGAAAGACCTGAAAGAAAGTAGTAATATGATTACGGTTTTTATCCTTTATTTTATTGTTTCTTTTGGCATTTTCGGAACCATTCTAATGATGACTAAAGAGCGACAGTATGAGTTTGGAATTTTGCTTTCTATAGGCATGAAAAGGAGCCAATTGGCTCTAACTACTTGGATGGAAACGCTCTTGTTGGGCTTTTTAGGGGCTATGTTAGGAATCGTTATTTCCTACGGCTTGATGTATTATTTGTCGGTTAATCCTATTGTTGTAACAGGTGATATGGCAGAGACTTATGCCAAGTTTGGAATCGAGGCCAAACTACCCGCTTCAGTAGACCTCGATCTTTTTTATATGCAGGGAATTATTGTTATGATAATAACGACTGTATTGGCCTTATATCCCTGTCTCAAAATATGGAGAATGAAGCCTATTGATGCAATGAGAGCTTAA
- a CDS encoding outer membrane lipoprotein-sorting protein, with the protein MKNTFFLMLFSLGLTITTYGQSAKEIIQKMDENAFGGRIKSSMKMTIVRPTWSRTMELKSWADGTDYSLILITAPAREKGISYLKREKEMWNFQPSIDRTIKMPPSMMMQSWMGSDFKNDDLVRQSSIVKDYTHEIIGKEEIEGRLCYKIQLIPNEDAPVVWGKVIIWVDTKNYLNLKTEHYDEDDELVDTSYGQNIKEIGGRLLPTKMVLIPADEEGHKTIMEYQSIEFDATFDARFFSTQNMKRVR; encoded by the coding sequence ATGAAAAACACTTTTTTTTTAATGCTTTTTTCTCTGGGCTTAACCATAACCACTTATGGGCAATCGGCTAAAGAGATTATTCAGAAAATGGATGAAAATGCCTTTGGTGGGCGTATTAAATCCAGCATGAAAATGACAATCGTACGCCCTACTTGGTCTAGAACGATGGAACTAAAAAGCTGGGCAGATGGAACAGACTACTCATTGATTTTGATTACAGCTCCTGCACGAGAAAAGGGAATTAGTTATCTCAAACGAGAAAAAGAAATGTGGAACTTTCAGCCTTCTATTGATCGAACGATCAAAATGCCTCCCTCTATGATGATGCAGTCGTGGATGGGCTCGGATTTTAAGAACGATGATTTGGTGCGCCAATCTTCTATTGTGAAGGATTATACCCATGAAATAATTGGCAAAGAAGAGATTGAAGGCAGGTTATGTTATAAAATCCAACTCATTCCCAATGAGGATGCTCCTGTTGTTTGGGGAAAAGTAATTATTTGGGTCGATACCAAAAATTATTTGAACCTTAAAACAGAGCATTATGATGAAGATGACGAATTGGTGGATACTAGTTATGGGCAAAATATTAAGGAAATAGGAGGGCGACTTCTGCCTACTAAAATGGTGTTGATTCCTGCGGACGAAGAAGGGCACAAAACAATTATGGAATATCAAAGCATAGAGTTTGATGCTACTTTTGATGCTCGATTTTTTTCTACGCAAAACATGAAACGGGTTCGCTAA
- a CDS encoding TetR/AcrR family transcriptional regulator — MSRDLENAKCQDILETARRLFWKHGIKRVSIQEICKEAKVSKMTFYRFFDNKLDLAKTLLDLIFNKGLAEYKSIMASKVSFSEKVRMTLLAKFRNSQDISQEFIMDIYKNQELGLLTYIEEKGNAMMDMVLDDYEQAQKDGYVRADIKREFMAYQLYKMREMMLDEKLLALYKNPQELTMELTNFFFYGLLVHKEDE; from the coding sequence ATGAGTAGAGATTTAGAGAATGCAAAATGCCAGGATATTCTAGAAACCGCTAGACGTTTATTCTGGAAACATGGAATTAAACGGGTTTCTATACAGGAGATTTGTAAAGAAGCAAAGGTGAGTAAGATGACCTTTTATCGTTTTTTTGACAATAAGCTGGATTTGGCCAAGACCTTGTTGGACCTTATTTTTAATAAGGGGTTAGCAGAATATAAGAGTATTATGGCTAGTAAGGTCTCTTTTTCTGAAAAAGTAAGAATGACACTTTTGGCTAAGTTTAGAAACAGTCAAGATATTAGTCAAGAGTTTATTATGGACATCTACAAGAACCAAGAGTTGGGGCTTCTAACTTATATAGAAGAAAAAGGAAATGCCATGATGGATATGGTATTGGATGATTATGAACAAGCACAAAAAGATGGTTATGTACGAGCTGATATTAAACGTGAATTTATGGCTTACCAACTGTACAAAATGAGAGAGATGATGTTGGATGAAAAACTACTGGCTTTATATAAGAACCCACAGGAATTGACAATGGAATTGACCAATTTCTTTTTCTATGGTCTTTTGGTACATAAGGAAGATGAATAA